The following are from one region of the Hypanus sabinus isolate sHypSab1 chromosome 14, sHypSab1.hap1, whole genome shotgun sequence genome:
- the LOC132404494 gene encoding granzyme K-like: protein MDYQKLQEDALLTVVVVRETAHLKRQLQINPVSGLDSQAGPNRTITSGQVLLAVLGIHSLSKIERSKQRLRIIRQIPFKNFNNLTKKDDIMLLQLETDAKINQDVNVLNLPKGGITDMKSGTRCTVAGWGKTKINNYSDTFQEVEVEVIGRRKCKGMYRTKITQDMICVGDTEGRKNSCYGDSGGPLICNKMYTGIVSFGKIDCQYPAVYTLLTKKYIDWIRDTIG from the exons CCCACCTCAAGAGGCAATTACAAATCAACCCTGTCAGTGGTCTGGACTCCCAAGCAGGCCCAAACAG AACAATTACATCAGGCCAGGTTCTTCTAGCAGTTCTTGGAATACATTCTCTTTCAAAGATTGAGAGAAGTAAACAAAGACTGCGCATCATCAGACAGATTCCCTTTAAAAATTTCAACAATCTGACAAAGAAAGATGATATCATGCTGCTGCAA CTCGAGACTGATGCAAAAATCAACCAGGATGTGAATGTGCTCAACCTTCCCAAAGGAGGAATCACCGACATGAAATCTGGAACAAGGTGCACTGTGGCAGGATggggaaaaacaaaaataaacaattaCTCTGACACATTTCAAGAGGTGGAGGTCGAGGTAATTGGTCGCAGAAAATGCAAAGGCATGTATCGAACTAAAATAACCCAGGACATGATCTGTGTTGGTGACACCGAAGGCAGAAAGAATTCATGTTAT GGTGATTCAGGTGGCCCTTTGATATGCAACAAAATGTATACTGGGATTGTGTCCTTTGGCAAAATAGACTGCCAATATCCTGCAGTGTACACTTTACTAACAAAGAAATACATTGATTGGATTCGGGATACAATTGGTTGA